From the genome of Phoenix dactylifera cultivar Barhee BC4 unplaced genomic scaffold, palm_55x_up_171113_PBpolish2nd_filt_p 001050F, whole genome shotgun sequence:
ACTACTGGAGGAATTTCCTTGGAGAGGGGAAGATATAAGTACCTaacaaaaaggcaaaaaaatgCTAAAGAAACAAAAATTCAGGCATTATGTCAAAAGTACATGATGATGTTTTCTTCAGGACTGCTATTCCAGCTATGCTTCGGATACACTTTTGAGCCAGAACGGTCCCAGGACTTATATTAGCCAGCAACCATTTTGGTATGGTACAAGTCCATACCGTGCCAttccaaggcatcaaaataggTAAAGAAAAGGGCAAAGGGAGGAgataagaggaagagagagagaggcagggagaaaagaggagaaagaggaggctTGCTGGTGATGATGTCGCAGCATCGAAGAGCAGGGAGCATGCAACATCTGGcaaagagggagaggagaagtATACCGGTGATGGCCGGCATCGAAGAGGGGGGAGCAAGCGAGGTCCAGCAGCAAAGCAAACAAGAAAGCCCTCGAAGGCTCTCAAACCATTgaatttggtttttttttttggggggggggggggggggggggggagataaTTTTAAAACCGAACCGACCCCAACCTGCTAAACTGTCTCGCCTTGGCATCAGTTCGGTTTAGTATGGGCCGAATTGCTTGACCCAACCTGCTAAACTGTCTCGCCTTGGCATCAGTTCGGTTTAGGATGGGCCGAATTGCTTGATTCGGATAGGTTCGGTGATCACTGTAGTTTTAAGTCTAAGTTCATAGTTACTAAGGATGGGAGATAATAGAGAAACAGTCATGACCATGATATTTTGCCATTGCCACTATGCTCTatggtttaagtctaatttcAGAATCAATAACAATGGACGATAATAGATAGAGAAACAGCAAGGACCACAACATTATCCCAATTGTAAAACAGCCCAGCAAAAGTTACTCTACTTGGAGATCATTTTTGAGGTATTAATATCTGACAGATTACTGTCCTTTCAAGGCACACCAATTGTTAAGgttgttttaattaaaaaatcataCAGAAAGGAAAAATCAGTAGCTTTCATTTTATATGTTAGCTCTTCATCTGTGTTTTGGATTGTTTTTAATATTACATAATGCTAATTATTGGGTTAGtaactaaaaataaataaatataacacGTGCTTATGTTCACAAGCAAAAGATGTGTTCATTTTGATGCATGACACAATAATGAAGGGTCAAACtattttataagaaaaaaggagagaaaccTGCCCACACTATAATTATCAAAGTCGAAATTCTCGGGGATGCACCCCCCAAGACTAGAACCCAAAACCTTTGGTTGCTAAGCAAAGAGGGCAGCACCATATTATAGGATCGAATTATTTGTTTAAGTTTTCAAAGTATATTTATCTCTGCTTCAAGGCAACTAAAAGTAGCACAAAAATAGTATTACTAATGTATCCTATCCAAGGTTTCAAGAATCAAACCATGTGGTTCTGTGCTGACTAGCAGGAAACACATTGGGCCAGTACCAGCACCCAGCATGAGTCAGCATGACActcattaattattttttttatttttaattaaacagaTAGTGCTgagtctttttttgttttttattccaTCACAGCATGAGATATATGCTTGTACGGCACAATGCAACATACAACCAGCATTGGCACCTAAACCCTTGACCTTATCATTCCTTTGGCATATTTTTCAACACTATCGTGTATCTTTCACACTAATGAAGTTCACTGTCCACAAAATCTTGTAAATGTATCTTGTCAGCTGTTGACCAACATAAGAAAGACAACTGACATCTTAATCATTGCCACCTGctgctatttttctgcattagaCCTATACATAATGGATCAAGTAAACACTAGATTTATACATCATCCTTAATGAGCACCACAAGCAAATCTTGAGATCTCCTCATCAAATTCCCAAGTGTAGAATTGCTTGGTCTGATTACTAAACTTCATAAACCATGTAGACCTGCACCATAGCAGTCTCTCCAAGCCAAGTTGATTTTTGAAGACTCAAATTAGAAATAACAGCAACTAGGTCCCATACTAAGCCATCATGTGTAAGAATTATATATATCACACCATATGTCACAAAGATTATTCTTCTCTCACTATATACATGATCAATCATTTGACGAGTACTCGTCTGTTTCTTTATTAAGTCCGTCACATTAACGATTTcatcttttcatcacaaccattGCTTGGAAAAACCCTTGGACAGACACTAAAACTTATAACAATATGAGTGGAAATGAAAAACCTTTCATCCTTTAGATCCCAGTAGACAAATCCTTTCATTTAATAGGCACTAACATACAAATTATTCTGAAATATACTCCAGGTATTCCAACCACTTAAAAATAATCAGACTGGTCAGAATAATAATAAAGAATTTGGAAGACATATGGTGCATACACATAGGTAGAATGACTTGGGTTCATCAATAAGGTCAATGGTAAAAAGGAATCCATCAAGGGCAAGTATCCCCTACATTCAAATACAACTACTTGATGAAGAGACCAAACAAAAAGTAAGTGTACAGACTACAGAGTTAACAAACTCTTCATAGTGCAAGCTATGGTATAGCCCAGTGTAGCATCCCTATTTTGTTGGGAGGAGGTACCACTTTCAAATGTTGAGGAAAACGGTAAATGCTTACCACAATTATTTTCAAaaggtaaaataaaataaaatccttaTCTTGTAGATTTTGACGTCTCTTGCTTCAATACCAAATAATTTAATCGAGAAaacattgaaaagaaaaaggtaagagACATCAGATAACAAACTAGTGAGATTTAGAGTGAATTAGTGGTTCGTCAATTTAACATTTGTAGGCCCACCAATTATAGAGGAAAAAAAACTAGTTTTCACCACTTAGAGCCTGGTTGGATATTCCTGCAGCAATATCCTGTTAACCTACCCAACCCACATCTTCTAAGGGCCTACTCAAGTCCCAGCCTAAATCCTAGTCTGTGGGCCCATAGGCCTATAATAAGAAAAAAGACCTTTATAAAggtctttttttcttcccataGGATTTAGGCTAGGAGGTGTAGGGTTGATATGAGACATAATTAAATGGATGGCACAATCCATGAATCCAGCGAGAAATTTAGCCAATCCTGCTAGATTAATCAAACAAGCCCTCGGGTTATGTGCTACAGATGCATAAATATATTCCTTATTTAGCATCTCAATCTAAATATTAAACATAGCCGGGTTAATGCTAATTAGTTCTCAATATTATTACATCTAAGGGCATGGGACTGCATTTTATTTGGTTTTTTGGTCGGTTTGTGCCTTAGAGATGAACACAATTCCCTATATCAAAAGTTATTATCTTCCCATTTTTCAAACTCTAGGAGAGATTTGGAGGGTTGCACCTTGCTAGGATGACACTAATTTCTAGAGAATTGACATCGGATTTAAAGTTGGCCATAATATTCAAAGCTTTATATGTTGATTTCAGTATCCATACGAGCACTCAATTGGTATAGTTTGTAACAATTGTAGGTATGGTGCAACCCTTGGTATACGGATGCACCTAGCGCCGATTCCCTATCAATCTAGTGTGGTATGCGGTATGCTAGATGTAGACCAATATGGTTCGGTACTTAAAATTCTCTGGCAATATCTGCTTGATTTTTCTATTGGTTCTTCTCAACTAGAATAAGGTCCACAGCTGCTTGGATGGAAAATTGGATCCTTTGGTAATATCTGCTTGATGATGATGATCAAATTAATGTGCCTGTCAATTGTTTCAATATACTTTGCCCCATTTGAGTACTATAAGCCTTCTTTGGTGGCTTGTCTTACCATACATGACTTGTTGACTACAAGAACTTTCTGTTTTAGCCACAATCTCAACTACCCCCagtaactttattgaataatggCCTACTGCAAACAATGCTTTCCTTTCACAAAGTGCCTGAGCAACAAGCAGCCTTCCAGTAAATGTATATTGTCTTGATAGCCTCATATATTTGAAGTTTGAAAAACTTAGGTTATCCAGCCCTATGGGTGGCCTTGTTCCAAAACATATGGTCATGCTATTTTTAGCAGATTTTCCCAAAGATCGACAATTCACTAAAAAGCAACCACTTTTCAGATTTCTTTTGAGCTTCCTCAATATATCTACCACAGGTTTTCTTAACATGGCATCACCAAGGTTGTTTACAAGATCTTTCAGTGTATTATTGACCACATTGTGCTCAGTCAACCAAGCATCACCAGTTTGTCCCTTCTTCAATGATGCTTACATCAATTCTTTCATCGTTCTCCATGACATCTCTATGGTTAAtatgatcattaatatatgtcaCTGTTCATGCCCTACTACTGAAATTTCCATTTTCTCAGTTGACTCTCTAGTCTTGTTAAATGCTAACAAAAAGATGGTGTGTACTTAGTACCAAGGAGAAGTATAGCATCATCCCTCTTGACCACAAGCGTAGCACTAAGATTGTTTACCTTCAAATTTATTTTGCTAATATAGGCAGCATTAACTTTGCCCTATTCATGGTGAAGCAATTAGAATATTAGATGATCCCAGAGCTGAAGAGATTGAATCGAATTCACTTATGGTATTTACAAGCTACCTCACCTCTCACCATCAGTATTCTAACTGACTTCATTACTGAGCCCCATCATGCTGGTGCTGCTGCTTCTTACTGGAAAAACTCTAGGCAAATAGTATGGTGTCTCCATTTCCTTGGATGACACATTTGTACATGAAAAAGCAAGAATACCAGTACAGTCCATGCTAGAGAATCAAATCAGAGAACCACATCATGGTGTAGACTTCCACAAAGAATTTCAGGCTTCACGATCTTGTTGCTAATCACCTTTATTTTGATGACTAGTGGACAACTAAAAGTTTCATGAAAGAAACAGTTATATTAAGACTCACTATCATTTTGTTTATCATTGTTCCATAGAAAGAGAAGGTGATACCATATTTCCAACCAGCCTCCGGCTGACTTCCTTACTCTTCATATTCTAAATGATCTATCTAAATGTTAGAACAGAAGTTTGAAGGGTCGCTTCAAAATCTGTTGGTGTGCATGTATGATGCCAAGTCCTGCATCCCCATAGCAATTAGTATTATAACTGGAACCCTTGGTATATGATCCTCCTTGATTTTAAGGGAGTTTTTAagttgttattttgtacctcTACATATTACTAAATATCTATACATATTTGATTATATACTGTGCAACCCTTGAGGCATGTCCATTGTATGGTTCTATGTATTTTGAGCAAAATGATATAGTTGTGTATAATTTGGCATAGTTGCTCCAGGTAGATGCAGAATGTTTACCATGCTTCCAACATTTCTTGATTCTCTTGAAAAAGATGCTTGATATGCCTAATAGGATGAGAACATCTAATTCCACCTTAGAAGCCTTCATGGTTTGGTATTTACTGTCAGGCATGTAGACAGCTGATAAATTACTAGTAGACAGAATAAAAAGGAAATAAGATACATTATAATCAAGTTCTTAGATAGTATAATAACCTGTTGCATGCCAGCACTTCGGAGAGAAAATTTCAACAGATTTGGCTTTTTCCAAGCAAACATACGAATCAGTCCATGATTCGAGTTTTGTATAaatgaacgacaaatctagccATGCTTCTGTTTCTAAATCTTTTACTGCTTTAACCTGCCCAAAACAGATAGAAAGATGGAGACAGAGCAATTGAGAACAATGACACTAGAAACAGAAAAGGCAGCAAAAAACACCAAACAGTTTAGATGACAAAGATCATGTCAGctaatttgatcattgcaaatATAATCCAAAAGGGGATGCACACCTCAGAATTGTTGCTCCAAGACTTAAGTTCCTTCTGCGCCTGAATCATGGCAAGCAGAATTCTGTAAGTATCTATCGCATTCCTGGGCTGTTCCTGAGCAACCTGAAGTAAAGCTTTTAACCGTAGAAAATCCAAATGATCCATTTTTCCAGTCTCATCTATAGCAAGATCAACTATTGCTTCAGCCTCTTTGAAGTTCTGCTCTGCAGATACTACAAGAGCTAATAGTTTCCAGCCACTCACTGAGCTCCCAGCCACCATATCCAGATATCTTATAGCACTTTCAACAGCTGTGTTAAGATTTCGTTGCAATGCATTCTCCCTCCCGAGGCTATATATGACCTCAGGACAATCTTTCTCAATAGTTGCAGCACAGTGTAGTGACTTCAGAGATTCACTCTGTAACCTCAGTCTTTGTGAATCAGAGATGGAAGACCTAGCACAATATCCATAGCAAACACCAAGCAAGTGGCTGGCAACACCCCTTAAATGTTTTTCCTGATTATTAGTAAATTCAATTGCCTTCATCGCAAAGTTTGTCCCTTCACAAGCATGATTTGGATTTTTATAACACAACTTTGCTCCTAATAAAAGTGATGGTAGATGCAGTTTGTGCTTCCTTTCTGAATGACACAAACCTTTTTTTAAAATGTTCAATGCAACATCATCTAGTCCTGCAGCACTGTAACAAAGTGCAAGAAGATACCATCTTTCACCTCTGCTATAGATACCTGGCAACACTTGTTCTACGTGTCCTGCCAAAAGTTCAAATTGTCCAGATAATGAAAGTGCATGTATGAGATGATCCATGATCTCAGCATCCCAATTTATTTCCTGAAAAGCTACCTTTCTCATGAGTATCAGCAACAACAGTATTGCTTCCTCTATGTTACTTGTAGGGATCATATGTCCCCAAACTTGTTGAAACTGTGGAGGCAGGGGTACTTCAGCACCACCATATAGTAAAATTGTTGCCAAGTCTTTCTGTAAGCTAGCCAACCTTTTCAGATCTAAACTCCAAGGCCTAACAAGAGCACGGCGATACGCAGAAATAGCTTCCTCAAGAAAACCAGCCTGTTTCCAAAGCTTAGGAAGCAATTCCAGTGCTTTGTGAAGCATGTCCTTCAGTTTAGACTCACCTCTAATTCCCTCAGGCATACCATGAGGCCATGCGGCTTCGACAATGTCCAGGATATTTTTGCATTCCAGTGCAGCATCTGTCAGATGCGAACGTAAGCATCACATAAACATTGGCTATTATACTAGTCAATACAATGTCGAGCAAATACGAAATTCAACTTTTCTTCAGCTTAACACAAAGGAATCCAGGTATATTTGTATTTCTGTCCTCTCAAAATATTTTGGATACAAGAGCTCAAAGAAAATATGTATGCCGAATATTATTCAATTAATATAATTAAGATGTGCTTGccctttttttaataacttTGGATGATTAAAAACTAGTGACGGATATGATATTTTTTGAACTAGGGTAGATTCTAACAGACAGTGTTAGCAATCTATGCTTGGTTGAAAAGGGGCTTGGAACTCTCAAGAAGAGGGTGCTGGATCAGGAGCAAGATTTTAGAATTGCCATATTATTCCACACAGAATTCTTTGTACCCAGATTATATAAGAATCTAAAAGATTAACTCTTGCACCAAATTAAAAGCATCATTTAAGATCTGACTGTTATCAGGCATGTCCTATGTAGTTCCATACTCGTTGAACTTAGTCCACCTGACTGAGAAGCTGACTAAGAAAATAAGTATGAGGTCAAATTCAGACCACATTTAAGCATAGCATATGTCACATTTGGTTATGAAAATTGATTTTTAGAATCTAGGAAGGAATTTTAGGTAAATTACTTTTTTAAGAAGTGAAATGCCTGCTATTTCATTGCCATTTCAGGTTATTTTTGAGTCAGGTTATGAAGCATTAGTTCATAGTCGACACAAGGTTTTTAAGATTTTACtttcttgtttatggttttgctTTTTCCTTGTACTAAAGAAATAGTAAAATTATAGagaattaaatttgatttttctaTTATTGAATTATATAATAGTTGAGGCTTCCTCATAAGTatgctctctttttttaaaagaaaaattattagtGGCACAAATTTAATTTTGTCACCAAACTATAAAACAACGGAATGCTACAGAACTATTTTGCTACCTCGTCAAAAATGCTGTAGTTGTTTTTATGACTGACAGGGCATTTCATCACCTAACAGGTGGTAAAGGTGTAGGATTCATCCTATGAGGTCATGTGGGATGCATGTTATTTGTTGGGGCAATAGGCTGTATGGGACAGTCCAAGACAAATTACAACCAATTTCAGGGGAACCGACTTATAGATAGAAGGGGACTCAGCAACGGTTGTTGGGCAgttgaggaagagagagaatggagtaATGGATCACCACATATTCTACAGGACATATTATCAGTTATCGTGAATTTCCTCATAGTAAAATTGCCTAGATATACCAAGATGTTAATGCCCCTGCCAACTGGCTGTCCAAGTACAGCCTTTCCTCTTCATCTACAATGTGTTGGACAGGAACAATCCCCTGCTTGCCTTCATTCCTTGGCATTAGTGGATTGCAGTGCATACGTGCTTAAGAGAATGGTTGTAAGACGGTAAAAGCCTAGGCCTTTCAAATAAAAAGGACAAAAgaggaaagcaaaaaaaaaaggtctccATTTCACACTTAAACCTCATGTTTCATTTGTTCAATATGTTATGCAAGTTGCAACAGTTTTGGCTTCAGATAGGATTTAATATGCAATGCGTGGATTCAACATTGGCCCTAAAAGTTTGGGTCCATGGATTTCTGAATGCAAGATGGCACTGTGGAAGTTAATGAGGGCATAGTGCACACGAGACCCTAGTGGTTCCAAGTAAGGGTGTCTGAAGTGTTCTTTTAGGGAACATCTAGATCTAGTATTCCCAGATAGCAGCATGTTCAGGTTCAGTGGACTTCTGAACGGACAGATGAGTGTTGTGACTAATCATATATGCTTGTTGATCCAAATGTCAGACCTTACTAATGTTGAATTCAATATTGGTCATTACAATCGGTTGAATCATTTAGAATTTCATTCTTATGCAATCCTTATCGTTGCGTATTTAACCAtcccctccttctctctcttaacAATAACTTCTTGAAAAAGGTTATTAACTTATACCTTCCCATATTATCTATTTGTATGTTTCTAAAGAATGTTAATATAGAAATTTCAATCTTACATTTTCCTCGTGGAATTCAGTATTCCCACTTTATCACCTTCTCTCGATACATTCTTCCATTATCTTCTCAGCAAATGGTATCCTTTCAGACACTTGCAAGTCCTTGTTTCTCCCTTAGATACTCATTGGTTGCGAAGCAGCAAAGGCCTTAGAAACTCTGGAACATATGACTTTTGGATTATTTGGGCAGCACTCGATTTATCATTGTATACTTCAGCAAAACAAAAACCATTTCATATATTCCCCACATTTCTAATTGACTATATGTTTTCTTTTGCTTGTTCCGTTGGAACGTTAAGTAAATCAACCTTCTTATGTAAATTTTTTTCATGCAACAAGGTATGCATATCTTCTCGCTTAGCTTGACTAGACAGTTAGCAAGCAGTACAaatcataacaaagaacttgcTCATCGGATTTTTCTACCAGTTTTACAAGTAACTAAATCTTGTCAGGTTGACATAAGTGCAAAAAGCATACAACAAAGCCCACATGAAAAATGCAAACTAAAATCACAAATACAGGGTTAAAAACTAAAGTTGAAAGTAACCTTAACCAAAGTGATTAAAAACTCATATTACCTTTATGTCGACAAAGCTGCTCCAAAGACTTGGATTTAAGCAATATTGCTTCAAGAAGAAGGCTAACTGAATGCATCGACATTACATTCACCTGCAGGTTTTCCCCTTTGGGACGAGTCTTTCTATGCTGAGTTCTTTCAGCAATAGCTTTGATGATCCTTGGCCTCAAGCCACGAATATCAATCCCTTGAAACACTTGCAATGCTGCATCAAAATTTCCTCTCTGATACTCCAATCGACCTAACAATGCCCGCGCTTCCTATTACAACATAAAAATGCtatcaaataataaaaatgaaaattagGGATATGAAGTTTGGATGCACAGAAATGAACTTAATGATGAAGTAAAAGAACCTCGTAATTCAACGATAGAGTCTCTTTTAGGGTAGATTCTACATCATCTACTTGGCTATCATCAAACTTTGAGTCCCAATCTCCTGTTTTCGATGAGAGGCCACTGACAGAGAAGTCCCTCGTCGCAAGAGATTCCGGTGACTGAGGCATCTCATTCTCTTCAAACTGGAACTGCTGTCCTGAGCAAGTGCACAGCATGGTGATGGATTCGTACCGCAATGTGGTTCAGCTCATTCAGTGATCAGCTGCTAATAACACCTATGCTCTCTGATCAACAATTCCATTAACAGAGTAGCCTATATACTAGATTGTCGATTCTTTTGAGGAATTTGCTCAGCTTCCTTGTTTCGGTGCTGAAGAGGCAATCTACAAATAAGCCACTACCAGCCTGATAAGATCATCATCTTCTGGTAGTCCTTTAGGAGAtctaagaagagaagaagaagaagaagtaagcTATTTGACAGCAAAATGCAATGAGCAATTAGTGAAAAGGAAGACTAAAGCAGAACACCCGAAACATCTGATATATGAACCCATCAAAATTATTTGAACCAaggattcaaattttgaatgcaaACTGAACATTAAAACCCCATAACCAAACAACAGAAAACTTTAGatacaaataagaaaaaaagactGTAACTCCACAAGGAACCATGTTTTTACATGATTGCTTATGCCCCTCTTTTGGTTCCTTTATCCCAACATTTCACATGAATCAAAAGAGCCCCATTCAGAGGGTCATGAGATGATCCACTGACCCACCACCCACTATAACCAAACACTTAAAAACAAGCAAATTATGAAAGAaacaataagaagaaaaaggaaacaaaagttACTCAGCCTTTCAAATCAAAAGTAAATGCTAGAACACCTTTTAAGTTTAAATCCATCCcccatttaatttttaaaaaaaaaaccactatAAGCATTTCATTCCTCGCTCATCATCACATCCAATACGCTAAAGATCAACTATTTTGAAAACGCAATTCATGCACAAAACCAAACCCCTCGAACATCCCACCTCCGAAATCCCCAAGAAActtccgagagagagagagagagagagagagagagagagagggacgtTTCCAATGCTAGTGGAGCGAAAGAAAAGGGGGGATCACATCAGACATGGGCCCCGTGAAATCCAACAGACCAAATTTATCGGATCCAAGATCCAAACAGCACACAAAAACTCTCattgttatttttaaaaaaaataaaaatgaagcagAGAGCAAGAAAGGGACGCGAGGTTGGGAGAAGCGGCCAATGTCCAACACCTTTCAGGGCCAGAAAGGAATCGAGCAGCGTAAGATTCGCAGAGAGACAAAAGGGGAGGTGAAAGGCTGGGGATGGAAAAGTTCCAGCAAAAAAGACACCCAGAAGAGAACGCactactaaaagaaaaaaactgcTCCACTTtacctcccttctctctctcttggtttAAACTTTAGCTTGAACCCTCAAAAATATTCCAATTTGAATGAGACATTTTACAGAGAGATAGATGTaacgtttttttctttttatgtgcTTTGGATTCCTCTTGTGGTAATTAATGGTGGAATGGTGCTTGATTAGAGTGAGGACAGTTTTTAAAATGTGCACATGATTTCCAATTCAAAAGGCAATCCTGGCCATTTGTTTGACATTGTGAAGTTTCTGTCTGCAGGAATGGAGGTGGGCTGGTGAGAGACAAGGCCTTTACCACCCACCAATGCTGACACCTTTCTTTATGATCGTAGTGGTACACTTTTGGTGCCTGTTTGGGATTAAAATAAAGATAGGTTTGCTAGGTAGAATAATTTGGTAAACCTTCCTTTGGCTCAAGATCcacgtatacatacatacatacatacatacatacatacatatacatatatgcatatacatatatatatatatatatacatatatgcatatacatatatgcatatacatatatgcatatacatatatgcatatatatatacatatatatatatat
Proteins encoded in this window:
- the LOC120107866 gene encoding protein NPGR1-like, producing the protein MLCTCSGQQFQFEENEMPQSPESLATRDFSVSGLSSKTGDWDSKFDDSQVDDVESTLKETLSLNYEEARALLGRLEYQRGNFDAALQVFQGIDIRGLRPRIIKAIAERTQHRKTRPKGENLQVNVMSMHSVSLLLEAILLKSKSLEQLCRHKDAALECKNILDIVEAAWPHGMPEGIRGESKLKDMLHKALELLPKLWKQAGFLEEAISAYRRALVRPWSLDLKRLASLQKDLATILLYGGAEVPLPPQFQQVWGHMIPTSNIEEAILLLLILMRKVAFQEINWDAEIMDHLIHALSLSGQFELLAGHVEQVLPGIYSRGERWYLLALCYSAAGLDDVALNILKKGLCHSERKHKLHLPSLLLGAKLCYKNPNHACEGTNFAMKAIEFTNNQEKHLRGVASHLLGVCYGYCARSSISDSQRLRLQSESLKSLHCAATIEKDCPEVIYSLGRENALQRNLNTAVESAIRYLDMVAGSSVSGWKLLALVVSAEQNFKEAEAIVDLAIDETGKMDHLDFLRLKALLQVAQEQPRNAIDTYRILLAMIQAQKELKSWSNNSEVKAVKDLETEAWLDLSFIYTKLESWTDSYVCLEKAKSVEIFSPKCWHATGMLLEAQSLHIDALVAYSVALSLEPDYVPSMVSIAAVLRMFGGKSLSLARSFVMNALRLEPTNHNAWLNLGYISKADGSLHQAADCFQAAYELRQSSPVHKFT